The Desulfonatronovibrio hydrogenovorans DSM 9292 genome includes a window with the following:
- a CDS encoding peptidyl-prolyl cis-trans isomerase codes for MTKFIGLFFLFIWMTVLSGCGDYESQPGVVARVDGSPIYLEEIESKYDMFFFEWSDHLPPSVQNLKNTYGEVLLDLILLKLINNELESRNLEVTPGEVQRIEDDIRSDYPEGEFENMLIEEYIDINFWRTQIRHKLLWEKFVARVLMPQAGVELSEVQDYYYNNLSEFYIPDRMVFLYLGSAEQEVLEKALELFKASQDVKELRDKFGNIVAAQYEMRVDQLPQNLAGDLKTLEPGQNSRIKTGSQEGMYTLYLMELKEGQLLKPHQVYSIIEKKLTDQKLRVVFQEWLGQALDESRVEINSVLMEEITGRNQ; via the coding sequence ATGACCAAGTTTATCGGTTTGTTTTTTCTTTTTATCTGGATGACCGTTCTTTCCGGATGTGGAGATTATGAATCCCAGCCCGGGGTTGTGGCCAGGGTGGATGGGTCACCCATCTACCTTGAAGAGATCGAGTCCAAGTACGATATGTTCTTTTTTGAGTGGTCTGACCACCTTCCACCCTCGGTGCAGAACTTGAAGAACACTTACGGGGAAGTCCTCCTTGACCTGATTCTGTTAAAGCTGATCAATAATGAACTGGAGTCGCGAAATCTTGAAGTGACCCCGGGCGAAGTTCAACGGATTGAGGATGATATCCGCAGTGATTACCCTGAGGGTGAATTTGAAAATATGCTCATTGAAGAGTATATTGATATCAACTTCTGGAGAACCCAGATCAGGCACAAGCTGTTGTGGGAAAAATTCGTGGCCAGGGTGCTCATGCCCCAGGCCGGAGTAGAACTGAGCGAAGTTCAGGATTATTATTATAATAATCTCAGTGAGTTTTACATTCCTGATCGGATGGTCTTCTTATATCTGGGCTCGGCTGAACAGGAAGTCCTGGAAAAGGCCCTTGAGCTGTTCAAAGCCAGTCAGGATGTCAAGGAGTTAAGGGATAAATTTGGCAATATTGTGGCAGCCCAGTATGAGATGAGGGTTGATCAGCTGCCCCAGAACCTGGCCGGAGATCTCAAGACCCTTGAACCGGGTCAGAACAGCCGGATCAAGACCGGATCCCAGGAAGGAATGTACACCCTGTACCTGATGGAGCTCAAGGAAGGGCAATTGCTCAAGCCTCATCAGGTCTACAGCATAATCGAGAAAAAACTCACGGACCAGAAACTGAGGGTGGTTTTTCAGGAGTGGCTTGGTCAGGCTCTTGATGAGTCGAGGGTGGAGATAAACAGCGTTCTTATGGAAGAGATAACCGGCAGGAATCAGTAA
- a CDS encoding SurA N-terminal domain-containing protein — MIKKIVFCLLIFFLTVQHSGATPLVNRIVAVVNGQSITLLELEARLKLLLGLFEDIRIEDLPESQLKQTKAQVLQQMVNDILLRQEADRFGIEVSDREIENHIRQVRQENDMDEEQFLEHLRSQGLTKEAYKKQTRDSILRQRVLTMMVRRKVVVTREEIEDFYHRNTSSFLEEKRVHLKVILVADFDKAVQVRELIKDGEINFDQAAADFSQGPSPDRGGDLGFVHWERLAPEWRQALDGLEEGDISQPFVVRGSGALLNVVEIQAGGAVPLTEVEDEIRREIFDAKLDQRFEEYIQGLRERAVIDVRL, encoded by the coding sequence ATGATAAAAAAGATAGTTTTTTGTTTGCTGATTTTTTTTCTGACTGTCCAGCATTCCGGAGCAACTCCTTTGGTCAACAGAATCGTGGCTGTGGTCAACGGACAGAGCATAACCCTTCTTGAACTGGAGGCCAGGCTGAAACTCTTGCTTGGCCTTTTTGAAGACATCAGGATTGAGGACTTGCCTGAATCACAGCTTAAGCAGACCAAGGCCCAGGTTCTTCAGCAGATGGTCAATGACATTCTGCTCAGGCAGGAAGCGGACAGGTTTGGAATAGAAGTAAGTGACAGAGAGATAGAGAATCATATCAGACAGGTTCGACAGGAAAACGATATGGACGAGGAGCAGTTTCTTGAACACCTCCGAAGCCAGGGGCTGACCAAAGAGGCCTATAAAAAGCAGACCAGGGACTCCATCCTCAGGCAACGGGTCCTGACCATGATGGTCCGCAGGAAGGTGGTGGTCACCAGAGAGGAAATCGAGGACTTTTATCATCGAAACACCTCCAGCTTTCTAGAGGAAAAAAGAGTCCATTTAAAGGTCATTCTTGTGGCTGATTTTGATAAGGCAGTCCAGGTCAGGGAATTGATAAAAGACGGAGAAATAAATTTTGATCAGGCTGCAGCTGATTTTTCTCAGGGTCCCAGCCCTGACAGGGGTGGGGATCTGGGCTTTGTCCACTGGGAAAGGCTTGCCCCGGAATGGCGTCAGGCCCTGGACGGACTTGAGGAGGGCGACATCAGCCAGCCTTTTGTGGTCCGAGGATCAGGGGCCTTGCTCAATGTGGTTGAGATCCAGGCAGGTGGAGCTGTTCCTCTGACCGAGGTTGAGGACGAGATCAGACGTGAAATATTTGATGCCAAACTGGATCAGAGGTTTGAAGAGTATATTCAAGGACTTCGAGAAAGAGCGGTTATAGATGTCCGGCTGTAA
- a CDS encoding helix-turn-helix domain-containing protein: MELLDIGSELKAERERRGITLEKVNEDTKIGIYFLDCLEQGKLDQMPHPVYARGFVQNYARYLGLDWKRIGDDFSSLYFAEDHFSTMNAEDLPTSLRVAGKTEDYSKYIKLLVMGLALAIVVGFGWFVYSSFSERSAGPGPEQVFQGSDQDVGVSDLVLEPDPEVNDPQAYSPSQEDQSASALPSSPPSEPDFPGLSEISELPQEVQDFNQQESSASHDPEPVGQAGLPDQPEVLEIRAREDCWLMAVADGAAREVYLRAGERIRLEFMDQIRVTFGNAGGVDILLNNSEYPFEARSGEVKTLEVTASSSAR; this comes from the coding sequence ATGGAACTCTTGGATATTGGCAGTGAATTAAAGGCTGAAAGAGAACGACGGGGAATTACCCTGGAAAAGGTCAATGAAGATACTAAAATAGGGATTTATTTTCTGGACTGCCTGGAACAAGGCAAATTAGATCAGATGCCTCACCCGGTCTATGCCCGGGGGTTTGTCCAGAATTATGCCCGGTATCTTGGCCTTGACTGGAAAAGGATCGGGGATGATTTTTCCAGCCTTTACTTTGCAGAAGATCATTTCAGCACCATGAATGCCGAAGACCTGCCCACTTCTTTAAGGGTTGCCGGGAAAACTGAGGATTATTCAAAGTATATCAAGCTGCTGGTCATGGGGCTGGCCCTGGCTATTGTAGTGGGATTTGGATGGTTTGTTTATTCTTCCTTTTCTGAACGTTCAGCAGGTCCAGGCCCGGAACAGGTTTTTCAGGGAAGTGACCAAGATGTTGGAGTCTCTGACCTGGTGCTGGAGCCGGACCCAGAAGTTAACGATCCCCAGGCTTATTCTCCGTCTCAGGAGGATCAGTCTGCATCAGCACTGCCATCATCGCCTCCATCAGAACCGGATTTCCCAGGCCTCTCTGAAATTTCAGAGCTGCCCCAAGAGGTCCAGGATTTTAATCAGCAGGAGTCTTCTGCTTCCCATGATCCGGAACCTGTGGGACAGGCTGGATTGCCAGATCAGCCAGAAGTTCTGGAGATAAGAGCCAGGGAGGATTGCTGGCTTATGGCTGTGGCTGACGGTGCAGCCCGGGAAGTCTATCTCAGGGCTGGTGAGCGGATAAGGCTGGAGTTCATGGACCAGATCAGGGTCACTTTTGGCAATGCCGGAGGGGTGGATATCCTGCTGAATAACAGTGAGTATCCTTTTGAAGCCAGGTCTGGCGAAGTGAAGACTCTTGAAGTGACTGCGTCCAGCTCTGCCCGGTAA
- the recO gene encoding DNA repair protein RecO — MDFSEKVLVVRTGRFREYDLWVRFLSPSKGMLTGFAFGGCKSRRRFSGCLDVLNLVLFKVSSGPKNKYLTLEEGSLIRGFQGLKSDPPRLGMAVNCVRFVQKICLEGDESSHIYHLLLDCLATIEDSKDIPSFFPLLFRAKAVFIHGYRPNLDLCRRCNLPLSRIKDPGFLFAEGGVVCKTCSRAQDRILQVRQDSLHFVNMLMMSGPQLWTGWTPSMEVLQDCFHMVESFVQYHLEEF; from the coding sequence ATGGATTTTTCTGAAAAGGTACTGGTTGTCCGGACTGGCCGGTTCAGGGAGTACGATCTTTGGGTCCGCTTTCTGTCGCCATCCAAGGGGATGCTCACCGGGTTTGCCTTTGGAGGCTGCAAAAGCAGGCGGCGTTTCAGCGGGTGTCTGGATGTCCTTAATCTGGTCCTGTTCAAGGTGAGTTCAGGACCGAAAAACAAGTACCTGACCCTTGAAGAGGGCAGCCTTATCAGGGGGTTCCAGGGTCTTAAGAGTGATCCACCAAGACTGGGTATGGCAGTTAACTGCGTTCGCTTTGTGCAAAAAATCTGTCTGGAAGGTGATGAATCATCCCATATCTATCATCTACTGCTTGACTGCCTAGCTACCATTGAAGACAGCAAGGATATTCCTTCTTTTTTTCCTCTGCTGTTCAGGGCCAAAGCCGTTTTTATCCATGGATACCGGCCAAACCTTGACCTTTGCCGCAGATGCAACCTTCCCTTGAGCAGGATCAAGGATCCGGGTTTTCTGTTTGCTGAAGGCGGAGTTGTCTGCAAGACCTGCAGCAGGGCTCAGGACCGTATTCTTCAGGTCAGGCAGGACTCACTGCATTTTGTCAACATGCTCATGATGTCTGGTCCGCAACTCTGGACCGGCTGGACTCCATCCATGGAAGTTCTGCAGGATTGCTTTCACATGGTTGAGTCCTTTGTCCAGTATCACCTTGAAGAATTCTAG
- the glyQ gene encoding glycine--tRNA ligase subunit alpha has translation MLFQDVILSLQKFWTDQGCILQQPYDLEVGAGTFNPATFLRVIGPEPWRTAYVEPSRRPTDGRYGENPNRLQHYYQFQVILKPSPVDIQDIYLKSLQVLGIDPARHDIRFVEDDWESPTLGAWGLGWEVWLNGMEITQFTYFQQVGGIDLDPISVEITYGLERISMYLQEKESVYDLAWNNQVTYGQVHHQGEVEHSRYNFEKSNPEMLLSFFDSCEKECLSLCSEDLAWPAYDYCLKCSHTFNLLEARGAISITERTGYIARVRNLASRVARIYHQQREEMGFPLLKQD, from the coding sequence ATGTTATTTCAGGATGTGATCTTAAGTCTGCAAAAATTCTGGACTGATCAAGGCTGTATTCTTCAGCAGCCTTACGACCTGGAGGTGGGGGCAGGCACCTTTAACCCGGCGACCTTTTTACGGGTGATTGGGCCCGAACCCTGGAGAACAGCCTATGTAGAGCCTTCCCGAAGGCCTACTGACGGCAGATATGGTGAAAACCCCAATCGGCTTCAGCATTATTACCAGTTTCAGGTCATATTAAAGCCCTCACCAGTGGATATTCAGGACATTTATCTGAAAAGTCTCCAGGTCCTGGGCATTGATCCGGCCAGGCATGATATCCGGTTTGTTGAAGACGACTGGGAATCTCCAACTCTGGGAGCCTGGGGGCTTGGCTGGGAAGTCTGGCTCAACGGCATGGAAATCACTCAGTTCACCTATTTTCAGCAAGTAGGTGGAATTGACCTTGACCCCATAAGTGTGGAAATCACCTATGGCCTGGAAAGGATATCAATGTACCTTCAAGAAAAGGAGTCAGTTTATGACCTGGCCTGGAACAATCAGGTGACTTATGGCCAGGTTCACCACCAGGGCGAGGTGGAGCATTCCAGATATAATTTTGAAAAGAGCAACCCGGAAATGCTCCTTTCTTTTTTTGACAGCTGCGAAAAGGAATGTCTGAGTCTTTGTTCAGAAGATCTGGCCTGGCCTGCATATGACTATTGCCTGAAATGTTCACATACTTTCAATCTGCTGGAGGCCAGAGGGGCCATCTCCATCACTGAACGCACCGGTTATATAGCCAGGGTCAGAAACCTGGCCTCCAGGGTGGCCAGGATTTACCACCAGCAGCGAGAGGAAATGGGGTTTCCCCTGCTGAAACAAGACTGA
- the glyS gene encoding glycine--tRNA ligase subunit beta, whose amino-acid sequence MSDFVLEIGFEEMPARFLPVLTRNLKVSFMALLDREMIKYQKVESYSTPRRLSVHAYAVSAVQEKKEELVTGPPVSIAFDAQNSLTKAGIGFARSQQVDVSDLFRHPTEKGEYLAVKKIIGGKKTLKVLPDICAQAVNGLVFPKKMRWADSFTFGRPIRWILALFDDQPVDFSISDIQSGSVTFGHRVLGPGPWEVGHASEYFDILSGQGKVVLDPEKRKEMISTDTAGLAAEIGGNVVENQGLIKETSYLVEFPKVVLGGYDRKYLELPREVLLTSMETHQKSFGLADEAGNLLPYFLTVINNDPLDLDLVRKGWERVLKARLEDAMFFWNADRAITAEERLKMLDRVVFLASLGTMGDKSRRLEKISGFICDDLGESRKADIRKAALICKSDLVSEMVGEFPDLQGIMGGIYSSLEGYGQDISKAVYDHYLPLGPDSPLPSDIAGAIVSLADKADNLTGCFGLNLIPTGAADPYALRRQALGMIRIILDQGLDIDLRKLFHFCSRSYSGVKWKLDLYQAQESLLQFMSARLKSLWQGRGVDGKIVDAVIQAGSENILVAEKRLDSLLRFSTHPDFEAAVLTFKRIDNIVRKQGREDGVELQDDFNPELLQDAQEVALGRHIQEVVKDWDEQWNRKEFDLLFARLHELRPLIDDFFDGVMVMCDDQNLRQNRLNMLNTLSKRLGSLADFSALQV is encoded by the coding sequence ATGTCTGACTTTGTACTTGAAATCGGCTTTGAGGAGATGCCAGCCAGGTTTCTTCCAGTGCTGACCAGAAATTTGAAAGTATCATTCATGGCCCTTTTGGACAGGGAGATGATCAAATATCAAAAGGTGGAATCTTATTCGACTCCCAGGAGACTTTCTGTTCATGCCTACGCAGTGTCTGCGGTCCAGGAAAAAAAAGAAGAACTGGTTACTGGTCCTCCGGTTTCCATTGCCTTTGATGCACAAAACAGTCTGACCAAGGCAGGAATTGGTTTTGCAAGGTCTCAGCAGGTAGATGTGAGTGATCTGTTCAGGCATCCAACTGAAAAGGGTGAATACCTGGCTGTTAAAAAGATTATTGGAGGGAAAAAGACCCTCAAGGTGCTTCCGGATATCTGTGCCCAGGCAGTCAACGGACTGGTCTTTCCCAAAAAAATGCGCTGGGCCGACAGCTTTACCTTTGGCCGTCCCATCCGCTGGATTCTGGCCCTTTTTGATGATCAACCAGTGGATTTTTCTATATCGGATATCCAGTCAGGATCAGTTACCTTCGGGCACAGGGTTCTTGGCCCGGGTCCCTGGGAAGTAGGTCATGCTTCAGAGTATTTTGACATTTTATCCGGGCAGGGCAAGGTTGTTCTGGATCCTGAAAAAAGAAAAGAAATGATCAGCACTGACACGGCTGGGCTTGCTGCTGAAATTGGAGGAAATGTTGTTGAGAATCAGGGGCTGATCAAGGAGACTTCATATCTGGTTGAATTTCCCAAGGTGGTGCTGGGAGGTTATGATCGGAAATATCTTGAACTTCCCCGCGAAGTGCTTTTGACCAGCATGGAAACCCATCAGAAAAGTTTTGGTCTGGCCGACGAAGCTGGCAATCTGCTGCCTTATTTTTTGACGGTCATTAACAACGACCCTCTGGACCTTGATCTGGTCCGCAAGGGATGGGAGAGGGTGCTCAAGGCCCGGCTTGAAGATGCCATGTTTTTCTGGAATGCAGACCGGGCAATTACAGCTGAGGAACGCTTGAAAATGCTGGACAGAGTTGTTTTTCTGGCATCCCTGGGAACCATGGGTGATAAATCACGGCGCCTGGAGAAAATTTCCGGATTCATCTGCGATGATCTGGGAGAAAGCCGCAAGGCTGACATCCGTAAAGCTGCCCTGATCTGTAAATCCGACCTGGTATCCGAGATGGTGGGTGAGTTTCCTGATCTCCAGGGAATCATGGGGGGAATTTACTCTTCCCTGGAAGGGTATGGACAGGACATTTCCAAGGCAGTTTACGATCATTATCTCCCATTGGGACCGGATTCACCACTTCCTTCTGACATTGCCGGGGCAATAGTTTCCCTGGCTGACAAGGCTGATAACCTTACGGGCTGCTTCGGGCTGAATTTGATCCCAACTGGTGCGGCTGATCCTTACGCTCTGAGACGGCAGGCCCTGGGCATGATCAGGATCATCCTTGATCAGGGTCTTGACATTGATCTGCGAAAACTCTTTCATTTTTGCAGCAGGTCCTATTCAGGAGTGAAGTGGAAACTCGATCTCTATCAGGCCCAGGAAAGTCTCCTCCAGTTTATGTCGGCCAGACTCAAGTCCCTATGGCAGGGCAGGGGAGTTGACGGCAAAATTGTGGATGCAGTCATCCAGGCCGGATCTGAGAATATACTCGTGGCTGAGAAACGGCTTGATTCCCTGCTGAGGTTCAGCACGCATCCTGACTTTGAAGCTGCGGTTCTGACCTTTAAAAGAATTGACAATATTGTCCGTAAACAGGGCAGGGAGGACGGAGTCGAGCTCCAGGATGATTTCAATCCGGAACTGCTGCAGGATGCGCAGGAGGTTGCCCTTGGTCGGCATATTCAAGAGGTGGTCAAGGATTGGGATGAGCAATGGAACAGAAAAGAATTTGACCTTCTTTTTGCCCGGCTCCATGAACTGCGTCCGTTAATAGACGATTTTTTTGATGGGGTCATGGTCATGTGCGATGATCAGAATCTGAGGCAAAACAGGCTCAACATGCTCAATACTTTGTCCAAAAGGCTTGGCAGCCTGGCTGATTTTTCAGCCCTTCAGGTTTAG
- the rpsT gene encoding 30S ribosomal protein S20 has translation MANHKSALKRHRQSLKARARNKAVKTSVKNATKAVRSAIEQKDAENASKALQAASSLIDKAARKKVLHWKAAARKISRLSRAVNQIN, from the coding sequence TTGGCCAATCATAAATCCGCCTTAAAGAGACACAGGCAGAGCCTTAAGGCTAGAGCACGCAACAAAGCGGTAAAGACCAGCGTTAAGAACGCCACCAAGGCAGTTCGTTCAGCAATCGAACAAAAGGATGCGGAAAATGCTTCCAAGGCCCTGCAGGCAGCATCATCTCTTATTGACAAGGCAGCCCGGAAAAAAGTCCTTCACTGGAAGGCTGCTGCCAGAAAGATTTCCCGATTGAGCAGGGCAGTCAACCAGATCAACTAA
- a CDS encoding menaquinone biosynthesis protein has product MRNQNLSTTREKLLVGRISYLNIWPLFEMLNHNPISSRVDFISGHPSFLNSGLARGLIHISPSSSFEYLIRSEQYRLLPGLGISARNEVQSVLFCLPFSFDHLESYVAGGGAVRITTASAASTALLKVLWTFYWKLPQPRWIPVAPGQGRGSIEPFLEIGDQALNIYLNQDPDLRIIDLAGEWQKFTGLPFVFALWIVHSRAWKKLKKEIIDLCGLLHMARESLPGKMSELAATCPAPGFQSREIEAYWEKIEFALDPEHLAGLTVYGNYLTRLEMIPGMPVLDFI; this is encoded by the coding sequence ATGAGGAATCAGAATCTTTCCACAACCAGGGAAAAGCTCCTGGTGGGTCGAATCAGCTACCTTAACATCTGGCCCCTTTTTGAGATGCTGAATCATAATCCGATTTCATCCCGGGTGGACTTTATTTCCGGACATCCTTCTTTTCTCAACTCAGGTCTGGCCCGAGGTCTGATTCATATCTCCCCCTCCTCGTCCTTTGAATATCTGATCCGGTCAGAACAATACCGTCTCCTTCCGGGACTGGGCATAAGCGCCCGCAACGAGGTCCAGAGTGTTCTGTTCTGTCTGCCCTTTTCTTTTGACCACCTTGAAAGTTATGTGGCTGGCGGAGGAGCTGTACGCATTACTACAGCTTCAGCTGCTTCAACTGCCCTCCTTAAGGTATTATGGACTTTTTACTGGAAACTTCCGCAACCCCGCTGGATTCCAGTTGCTCCAGGGCAAGGACGGGGTTCAATAGAGCCGTTTCTGGAGATCGGCGACCAGGCTCTGAATATCTACCTGAATCAAGACCCTGATCTCAGAATAATTGACCTTGCTGGTGAGTGGCAAAAATTTACAGGCCTTCCTTTTGTATTCGCCCTTTGGATCGTCCATAGCCGGGCCTGGAAAAAACTGAAAAAGGAAATCATTGACCTTTGCGGATTGCTGCATATGGCCAGGGAAAGCCTGCCCGGGAAAATGTCCGAGCTTGCCGCCACCTGCCCTGCACCTGGTTTTCAGTCCAGAGAAATTGAAGCATATTGGGAAAAAATAGAATTCGCTCTTGACCCGGAGCATCTGGCTGGATTGACAGTGTACGGTAACTATCTGACCAGGCTTGAAATGATTCCTGGCATGCCGGTTTTGGACTTTATTTAA
- the yedF gene encoding sulfurtransferase-like selenium metabolism protein YedF — protein MNSEKTLDCQNLPCPQPVLKAKEVIEKDRPEKIRIIVDNDPALENVSRFLSHQGYSLEKPEKKDSVWIISAARSQQTESASKPSESIGESGSSRVVVLISQDKLGQGNDELGSKLMLNFLATLPEMGECLWKVVMVNSGVKLAVEGSQALESLLKLEKSHVQILVCGTCLEFFGLTQSRKAGLTTNMLDIVSAMNVADKIITL, from the coding sequence ATGAATTCAGAAAAAACCCTTGATTGTCAAAACCTGCCATGCCCCCAGCCCGTACTCAAGGCTAAGGAAGTCATTGAAAAAGATCGGCCTGAAAAGATCAGGATAATCGTGGACAACGATCCAGCCCTGGAGAATGTCTCAAGGTTTCTCTCCCATCAGGGATATTCCCTGGAAAAACCTGAAAAAAAAGATTCTGTCTGGATCATTTCCGCTGCCAGATCCCAACAGACTGAATCTGCCTCAAAACCATCTGAAAGCATTGGAGAATCAGGCTCGTCCAGAGTTGTGGTGTTAATCTCCCAGGACAAGCTGGGCCAGGGAAATGATGAGCTTGGTTCAAAGCTAATGCTTAATTTTCTGGCCACTCTTCCAGAGATGGGAGAATGCCTGTGGAAAGTGGTCATGGTCAACTCAGGTGTCAAGCTGGCTGTTGAAGGGAGCCAGGCCCTGGAAAGCCTGTTGAAGCTGGAAAAGAGCCATGTCCAGATCCTGGTCTGCGGAACATGTCTTGAGTTTTTCGGATTGACTCAAAGTAGAAAGGCTGGACTGACAACCAATATGCTGGATATTGTCAGTGCAATGAACGTGGCTGACAAAATCATCACCCTTTAG
- a CDS encoding lysophospholipid acyltransferase family protein, with amino-acid sequence MNDFTKSAVHSVLTQITRIWSSTLNYSREGYDLTLELQRKNIPIIFAIYHGEVFPLCCLHQNEGIMVVVSRSRDGELIAGILERLGYNLARGSSSREGLRALLRTARQIREKKSDVVFTVDGPRGPRHKSKPGIIYLASRSRAYVVPARVAMSTRHVFEKSWDRFHLPWIWSSCRVVYGRPFQVPMRLNQQEINKWSLELDERLKLLL; translated from the coding sequence ATGAATGACTTCACAAAGTCGGCAGTGCATTCTGTCCTGACCCAGATAACCAGAATCTGGTCTTCAACCCTAAATTATTCCAGAGAGGGCTACGATCTCACTCTTGAGCTGCAAAGAAAGAACATCCCCATAATATTCGCAATTTACCACGGGGAAGTCTTTCCTTTGTGCTGTCTGCATCAGAATGAAGGAATCATGGTTGTAGTCAGCAGAAGCAGAGACGGTGAACTGATAGCCGGCATTCTGGAACGTCTGGGCTATAATCTGGCCAGGGGCTCAAGTTCAAGAGAGGGGCTCAGGGCACTGCTCAGGACCGCCAGGCAAATAAGGGAAAAAAAGTCAGACGTGGTATTTACAGTGGACGGACCAAGGGGACCAAGGCATAAGTCCAAGCCGGGAATAATCTACCTGGCCTCCAGAAGCAGGGCCTATGTTGTGCCGGCCAGGGTTGCCATGAGTACCAGGCATGTCTTCGAGAAATCCTGGGATAGATTTCATTTACCCTGGATCTGGTCGTCCTGCAGAGTTGTATACGGGCGTCCCTTTCAGGTCCCCATGCGGCTCAATCAGCAGGAAATCAACAAATGGTCCCTGGAACTAGATGAAAGACTTAAACTTCTGCTTTAG